A stretch of Henckelia pumila isolate YLH828 chromosome 4, ASM3356847v2, whole genome shotgun sequence DNA encodes these proteins:
- the LOC140861640 gene encoding secreted RxLR effector protein 161-like: protein MYLTNTRPDIVHSVNMISRFMSDPSQIHFSAAKRILRYFQGTKNNGIKYTREDDNSLIGYTDSDWAGSVDDRKSTSGYIFCIGTKPISWSFKKQKTVALSSAEAEYIAATDAACEAIWLRRILKNLQQEPKSPTKIFCDNMSAIVMTKNPVFHARSKHIELRHHFIRNLVNDGEIQLTFVSTGEQIADPFTKPVSSEKLEHFKNRICIIN, encoded by the coding sequence ATGTACCTCACTAACACCAGACCAGATATTGTTCATTCCGTGAACATGATATCCAGATTCATGAGTGACCCAAGTCAAATTCATTTTTCCGCTGCCAAAAGAATACTGCGATATTTTCAAGGAACAAAAAATAATGGTATAAAATATACCAGAGAAGATGACAATAGCCTAATTGGCTATACTGACAGTGACTGGGCTGGATCAGTGGATGACAGGAAAAGCACGTCTGGATATATATTCTGTATTGGTACAAAACCAATTTCTTGGTCTTTTAAAAAACAGAAGACAGTTGCACTTTCATCTGCCGaagcagaatatattgctgctaCTGATGCTGCTTGTGAAGCAATCTGGCTACgaagaattttgaaaaatttacaacaagagcCAAAAAGTCCTACAAAAATATTCTGTGACAACATGTCTGCTATTGTTATGACGAAAAATCCAGTTTTTCATGCCAGATCAAAGCACATAGAACTTCGTCACCATTTCATCAGAAATCTTGTCAATGATGGTGAAATTCAATTGACTTTTGTTAGCACTGGAGAACAAATAGCAGATCCATTCACAAAGCCAGTATCTTCAGAAAAATTGGAACACTTCAAGAATCGCATATGCATTATAAATTAA